A portion of the Anthonomus grandis grandis chromosome 7, icAntGran1.3, whole genome shotgun sequence genome contains these proteins:
- the LOC126738940 gene encoding uncharacterized protein LOC126738940, whose product MSKIVVYLLDKIVWILLAAVVTGQALQIAGLMSTPKSAGALEYQNSLSHIHHFSSLRWRRDTTDLPERNQFIDMLFNRKKQIQPKETSWTQRLQTAMSYFNSAAKIPIKTLTSINNFIQNSRPAIRKFRDVFTKRFERTTKAPDTDLNTIQKRSYPVYIRPVGEQN is encoded by the exons ATGAGTAAG ATTGTAGTTTATTTACTTGACAAAATAGTATGGATTTTGCTAGCTGCAGTAGTAACTGGACAAGCACTACAAATTGCTGGACTTATGAGTACACCTAAAAGTGCAGGTGCTTTAGAATATCAA AACTCTTTATCGCATATCCATCACTTTTCTTCACTGAGGTGGCGAAGAGATACGACTGACCTTCCTGAGCGCAACCAGTTTATTGACATGCTTTTCAAT aggAAAAAACAAATTCAGCCAAAAGAAACTAGTTGGACGCAAAGATTACAAACTGCCATGTCTTATTTCAATAGTGCGGCTAAG attcCAATTAAGACTCTGACttcgataaacaattttattcagaACTCCAGACCCGCTATTCGTAAATTTCGAGACGTTTTTACTAAAAGATTTGAAAGGACCACCAAAGCACCCGACACCGATTTGAATACGATTCAGAAAAGGTCATATCCTGTGTATATTAGGCCTGTAGGTGAACAGAACTGA